The following are encoded in a window of Onthophagus taurus isolate NC chromosome 3, IU_Otau_3.0, whole genome shotgun sequence genomic DNA:
- the LOC111414622 gene encoding isoaspartyl peptidase/L-asparaginase-like produces the protein MSQKYSFQILSSYSKKLLKRCRFHSTSKLFAEDKGGQQKPPEIPEKPEEPKKPDQSLKPEPPQLPQPPPLKPKPAPPTKRPKYLIAVHCGFQNNAYEKHIRAAIDAGYKVLEQTGKGLEAVEIVCRKMEDDPVFNCGKGSVLNSIGSVEMEASIMDGETLRSGAVSGLNNIEHPVTLAKMVLQRTPHIVIAGHGANQFATTLGFPRVPPQSLIIEEEKEAYRKNSESYPGFSAVIVLDPNGNLSTAMSSGGMRRKLPGRVGCCANVGTGYYADNRIAAATTTDSQAIMKANCAHEIVYFISKGLSALEAAQKTLLKLQLRMYLKGAAMAVTNGGDVAVTSTQGSFDWAFKRDGEYKFGNTEGFFQYSG, from the coding sequence ATGTCGCAGAAGTATTCGTTTCAAATTCTTAGTAGTTATTcgaaaaagttgttaaaacGGTGCCGATTTCATTCAACCTCAAAGTTATTCGCAGAAGATAAAGGTGGGCAACAAAAACCGCCCGAAATCCCGGAAAAACCGGAAGAACCCAAAAAACCGGACCAATCTTTAAAACCAGAACCACCCCAATTACCACAACCTCCCCCATTAAAACCAAAACCAGCCCCTCCAACCAAAAGACCGAAATATTTGATTGCTGTTCATTGTGGGTTCCAAAATAATGCGTACGAGAAACATATTAGAGCTGCAATTGATGCTGGGTATAAAGTTTTGGAGCAAACAGGAAAAGGATTGGAGGCGGTAGAGATTGTTTGTAGGAAAATGGAAGATGATCCAGTTTTTAATTGTGGAAAAGGTTCAGTTTTAAACTCAATAGGGAGTGTGGAAATGGAAGCTTCGATTATGGACGGAGAAACTTTAAGATCAGGCGCCGTTAGTGGATTAAACAACATCGAGCACCCAGTTACCTTAGCAAAAATGGTTCTACAAAGAACCCCCCACATCGTCATCGCAGGACATGGAGCTAATCAATTCGCAACAACTTTAGGATTTCCGAGAGTTCCCCCACAATCTTTAATAATCGAAGAGGAAAAAGAAGCTTATCGAAAAAATTCTGAATCATATCCTGGATTTTCAGCGGTTATTGTTCTAGATCCGAATGGAAATTTATCCACTGCTATGTCCAGTGGGGGAATGAGAAGGAAATTACCTGGAAGGGTCGGGTGTTGTGCGAACGTAGGAACCGGTTATTACGCTGATAATAGGATTGCTGCAGCTACTACCACCGATAGTCAGGCGATTATGAAAGCTAATTGTGCACACGAAATTGTATACTTTATCAGTAAAGGTTTATCAGCTTTAGAAGCCGCCCAAAAAACTTTGCTCAAACTCCAACTAAGAATGTATCTGAAAGGAGCGGCTATGGCCGTTACTAATGGGGGTGATGTTGCTGTTACTTCGACGCAGGGGAGTTTTGATTGGGCGTTTAAACGAGATGGTGAATATAAATTCGGTAATACGGAAGGATTTTTTCAGTACTCAGGTTAA